The Metarhizium brunneum chromosome 5, complete sequence sequence CAAGAATGGCAGGGTTGCAACCTTGGGTATGATCATGAAACGGATGCCAGTCGAAATATTATAAGCAAATGTCACTACCAGCTTGAAACCTGCTTCGCCCTGAGGCACCAGACAAACCGGTCATATAGTTTCATTCCCGCGGCCAAACACTTGTTGCTACCACTATGGTTCCTGCAAAGctaggtacatacatatccATTAGGGGGGGATGTTGGGCCAGGTCACGGATGCCGTTGGGCTTCAGAGCCTTTCGAGTACGTTGTATTCTTTGAAAGACACCTACTTTTATATACATGCTGAGTTTGGGTTTTGGTCATCCAAGCCCTCATCCATCGCCACACATCTTCAGCTATTCCCATCGCTGTTGGATTCCTTGTATACATTACGTCACACAATTAATCGTGTCTGCAAGATTGCAAGTACGTCTCTCTTTAGGCCTTGTACTCCCTCTGGTGCAACTACTGTCTTGAATCAATTCACTACTCTGTTCAATTGCAGCTACAGACTAGGCTATAGATTCCATCCGCCATACGCTGTCATGAGTTACCTACCAACATGACACCATTGCGTCAAATACCTCTGGTCTACCGCTTCCCATGGAAATCGGCTAGTTCTGCCTCAACAACACTCAGTTAAAAGCCTCTGTTGGTATTCCGTCCACAAGCGAACAAGCAAAGATGCAGATAATCAGCGGTGAGGAGACTGGACATGCTAGAACCCGTCTTCGGTGGCGGCTGCATGAATTGAATGCATGTGGCTAGCTGCGTCTTCCATTTATGGAACATGCCGTCTCGGATCTTACCACGGAGCAAGTTATGCCGTAATACGCGTcttattgggcttttgctGCGAGAATACCCAACGGTGCACAAATGGTTTCATGTCGGCTTTGGCTTGATTCACAACTCACATCTGACCATTACGTACGTCGACAGAAAAGCTGAAGAAAACAAGCAATGGCTCATTCATACCCCCGACCCCGGGACCTCAAATCTGCCTAGCCTGTTTCTACATGCATTGCATGTTGCTTTGCAGAAATAGGAGCCGCCAAAAACTGCTACGGTGGGCTCCCACCACAACAAGACGATCCTCTGCGCACTTGAGGATGCCGCCATCCAAGAGGGGAAAAAACAGGCTATTTCGTCAACTGTCCTCGCGCCAGAAACTTCTCTTCCCTATCCCGGTGTTGCTATCGACGCTGCTGTCCCAATAATCCCCTGAATAACCGGCGCCGAGCCCTTACGCACAAGCACCATGCCCTCATCTGAAAACGGCGCTGCCATCAAGGCGAAGAGCACGGTAAGTCGTTGGTTCTATCATGGATGGTAGTCTTAACACATTTGACTAGGCCAATTTGGCGTTTCACGGCTtcaaggaggagaagatggtCTTTGATGCCAGAGTCAATGCTGTCTTGAAACCCGAGCTCCCAGAGCAGCTGCGGTTGGAGCTTAGAATTTGCGAGACGTTTGTTGAAGCTACTATTGACGCCAAGGCTATTGCAGAGGCGGTGTGGCACAGGGCTCAGAAGTTGACACCGGAATCCATTGTCAGAGTAACAGGCCATGTCCAACTGGTCAATGGGAATTCCGGTGGACACAAGGCCTTCACAACAATCCATGTGAAAAACTTGGACATCATTGCTCTGGCGTCTCCGGACCTGCCAAAGTTGCGCGGCAAGGAACTCTCCGGAGTTGGGCTCGAGGAGCGGCTCGATCATCGCATTCTTGATGTgcgccgcgccgcctccGGAGCCATCTTCAAGCTCCATTCGGGCATGTGCCAGCTGATTGTCGAGTTCCTTTGTTTAAACGGCTTCCATTGGATTCACACGCCACGCATCATCACGGCCACCATCCCCGGCGACAACGAGTACTTCCATTTGCCATACTTTGGCCAGGATGCATGGCTGGCCCAGAGCTCGCAGCATCACAAACAGATGGCTCTTTCTATGGACATGCAGCGCGTGTTTGAGATTGGGCCCGTGTTCCGTGCTGAAGTCAAGTCGAGCAAGTCTACGAGACATATGACCGAGGTAGGCTCACACCCCAACCCTCCCCTCTGCCTCAAACGCCCCTGCTCCCACGTTGTCATTGGGAAATGACGGTTGACCAACCATGGGAATCCAGTTCACCGTCCTGGATATAGCCATGGCTTTTCAGGACGACTACCACGAGGTGGCCGAGCTGATTGAATCCATGCTGGTGTTTGTCTTTCGGGGTCTTCAAGAACGCAAACAGTACAAGCCGCTCGTTGAGATCGTTCAACATCTGTATCCCTGTGCCAGGCCGTTCCGAATTGGCCTGGATGAGCACGGCAAAGTCCCGCGCATCACATTTCTCGAGGCCAAGCGCATTCTGAGAGAGGAGCTTGGCCTCGAATCAGACGACGGAAAGAACTTTACGTAAGTCAGTCCACTGATGCCATGATGCATGTTGTGTGCCTTTTCCCCCAGCTCCAAGCACTGACGGGATGCCTCGAGCGTATAgagaccaagaagaagctgcccTTGGCCGGCACTTTCGCGAGTCTCCTCGTCTGGGGAGTACAGACGTCTTCACCATTGATCAGTATCCCGCGTCTATGCGCCAGTTCAACTCGCAAGCAAACGCGGATGCGCCGGGCTTCTCCAACACGTGGGATACCATTGTTGGCGGGCGGGAGATTTGCTCCGGCAGTCAGCGCATCAACTCGTATGACGAGCTGCGCGAGGCCATGCGCGCGGGAGTCTGTGGTCCGCCGCTGGaccccgaggccgacgagtGGCAGCCTTACCTGACTGCATTCAAGAGCGGCATGCCGCGGCATGGCGGTTGCGGATTGGGCGTGAACAGGCTGTTGCAGGGGTTCCTGGGGTTGGAAGATGTTCGTGAAGTCACACTATTCCCCAGGGATGTGAATAGGTTGAAACCCTAGGGGCTTGGGGGGACCGGCCGAAATACAAGAGTCaatggtactccgtacagaagATCTCTAATCTAATCGATCTAGGGGTTGATTTGCACTCTGCAAATGCTGCCCGTTGCGAATGTGGCCGTTCGGGTGGCTGGTAGGTATGTACGTAATGAGAGTCCCCGAATTCATTAcggcgtactccgtactccgtaaaagTCCGAGAAATGAGACACGCTGTCCCTTGTGCCTCGTCGATTGGACCTCTCCATGCGTTTCGCTTGGCCATGGATTTGGTGCGCCGGATACGCCCAGATACCTTCGGGGCTTAGACACTCATGGCCAAGCAAAAGCCATCGTCATGTGTAGTATAACCACGGACATACGTAAGATGCGTGCTATAAGCGCCCGGCTGTAGTTGGTCTGTCCCTCGCCTCTGTAGAGTGAGATGATATATGTCATTATGCACGGGGAATCAAGGATCCTTGGATAGCCCACACGTCTTGTTCGCGGCTGAACGGCCGGTAGACCAGAGACATCAATGCATGAAAGGCGCACCCCCCTCCACGAGCCGAGAGTCAAGATCGGTCTACGGGGTACAAGGCTCCTCCCGCCCTTGACAAAAGCCACATGCATGAGGGAGGGATCCGacttgctgacatggagatgCTGGGTCTCTTCCGGCCCTCGAATTCCGGCGCTTATGCACATGCGGCCGGCCAGCCGTGTTTAATTCCGCAGATGAGGCTTTCCCAGTGTCGACCGCAACTACGTAAAGCCCAGCCTGAAGCAAGTATGTATTgtaggtacatgtacggagtacggagtagcaacGACAACATCTTCACATCTACTCGGCAGTATCCAGGCTAATAACACGCCTAGGTAAACTAGCTAAACCTTGTACGGCCGCAAAAGATAGATAATTCCGTTCCTCACCCTCTTGGGACCTGGCGGAGCGACGACGCGATGCACAGTCGAGTGCAGGCGCCCGCCAGATTGAGCCGCAAGCTCATCCGCAACGTTGATGAGCACGGTACCATCGATGACGGGGACCGTCTCCCAGTCGTCCGTCTGCTTCCCCTCCTTGTCGTAGATGGGTATCTGAGTCGTCACCTCGTCATACCATAGCAGTGTGGCGAGGCCGAAATCCGTGTGCCACGGGTGAATAACGTGGCCAGGCTCGTGCATGGGAGGCTTGTACAACAGCTTGAGAGCGGTATCGCTGGGGACGGCGGCATCATCGCTCAGCTCGGGGATGCGGATATCCAGGGCGGCGCAGAGCTCGGCAACGACCGTCTGAATGGCACCGTGAAAGGAGTTGATGGTGCGCGTGATGCGCTCCTTTTCCGGCTCGAAAGTGGCGGGTAAGACCCATTTGCCAAGTTGATACTCATCGCGCGCAATCTGATCAAGGGGTTAGTAGATGAGGAGACTGACACGACGAGACAGCTTTGCCTACAAGGGCACACTCACTTCGTAATATTCGAACCCCTTGCCGGCATGATAACTACCAGTTGGAAGGAGAAGCCGTCAGTAATAGGCAGGAGCTTAACGTGTCTTGACATTTTCTCTCACCCTCGCTCCATTCCCTCGCGAGCGCTCTGTGTCTTTTCGTTGCTATCATGGGGCAGATTGAAGAAGGCATGCCCGGTTTTGAAGATGGTTGGTATGTCCTCAAAGATGGCGTTCGTGCTGGGACCCTGGAGGTTTAGGTAAAACATGCCCACCGTTTGGCAGGCTGTTACTAGCTTCTGAacctcggcggcatctttgtTTGCGAGGGCTTC is a genomic window containing:
- the vrtI_1 gene encoding Oxidoreductase vrtI, whose product is MSSPEKMASLAVVNYEALANKDAAEVQKLVTACQTVGMFYLNLQGPSTNAIFEDIPTIFKTGHAFFNLPHDSNEKTQSAREGMERGYHAGKGFEYYEIARDEYQLGKWVLPATFEPEKERITRTINSFHGAIQTVVAELCAALDIRIPELSDDAAVPSDTALKLLYKPPMHEPGHVIHPWHTDFGLATLLWYDEVTTQIPIYDKEGKQTDDWETVPVIDGTVLINVADELAAQSGGRLHSTVHRVVAPPGPKRVRNGIIYLLRPYKV
- the Dars1 gene encoding Aspartate--tRNA ligase, cytoplasmic, translating into MPSSENGAAIKAKSTANLAFHGFKEEKMVFDARVNAVLKPELPEQLRLELRICETFVEATIDAKAIAEAVWHRAQKLTPESIVRVTGHVQLVNGNSGGHKAFTTIHVKNLDIIALASPDLPKLRGKELSGVGLEERLDHRILDVRRAASGAIFKLHSGMCQLIVEFLCLNGFHWIHTPRIITATIPGDNEYFHLPYFGQDAWLAQSSQHHKQMALSMDMQRVFEIGPVFRAEVKSSKSTRHMTEFTVLDIAMAFQDDYHEVAELIESMLVFVFRGLQERKQYKPLVEIVQHLYPCARPFRIGLDEHGKVPRITFLEAKRILREELGLESDDGKNFTDQEEAALGRHFRESPRLGSTDVFTIDQYPASMRQFNSQANADAPGFSNTWDTIVGGREICSGSQRINSYDELREAMRAGVCGPPLDPEADEWQPYLTAFKSGMPRHGGCGLGVNRLLQGFLGLEDVREVTLFPRDVNRLKP